A single genomic interval of Sander lucioperca isolate FBNREF2018 chromosome 9, SLUC_FBN_1.2, whole genome shotgun sequence harbors:
- the LOC116037378 gene encoding midnolin-like — MEQQRGFCSFTPGESASCGAGVSTMHLSITSTTGSPVELTVPRGETVEGLRTHISHKLRLQTDRIALLYRDKQLTAGKLLDLGVADGSKLTLVPAIEAGLVCPTARAERTMMDVLESLTEDQISDFLSGRLPLTIKLGIGAHVMYVQLQLSAQNVAELQQHRDLRAGSSSELQTGLPTAARMSHPDSSTNATGSATLPASQSSTVAQDSSDSTSSIQMSTQRPRTSHSLTTAPPHQSYPPRSTRYTSSPVLSTPSLPSGCPHPSCPLPAATPICSPAPTCSIPGPQSPAPASTFKESNAHASSTAEPCKPPGAVIESFVSHSPGVFSGTFSGTLAPCSPSNVSHPPRGIAIILQILNDLLRAAYHHQGAQPAPPHLPCPDANPPASPPLTAEEQSKAKSKTLATQKTEQLSKTPGEESHPICSSTQEIQTLHCKLERLQFLMHQRRLRRLTRRNSQTSHPYQHRP, encoded by the exons ATGGAGCAGCAGCGGGGCTTCTGTAGCTTCACCCCGGGCGAGTCTGCAAGTTGCGGTGCTGGGGTCTCCACCATGCATTTGTCCATCACCTCGACCACCGGCAGTCCAGTGGAGCTCACTGTCCCCCGAGGAGAGACTGTGGAGGGACTGAGGACACACATCTCCCACAAACTCCGACTGCAAACAGACAGAATCGCCCTCCTGTACAGAGACAA GCAGCTGACTGCAGGCAAACTGTTGGACCTGGGTGTAGCAGATGGAAGCAAACTGACCCTGGTCCCTGCCATTGAAGCTGGTTTAGTG TGCCCCACTGCCAGAGCTGAGAGAACTATGATGGACGTCTTGGAAAGTTTAACAGAAGACCAG ATCAGTGACTTCCTGTCTGGGCGCTTGCCTCTGACCATTAAACTGGGAATTGGCGCCCACGTGATGTATGTGCAGCTCCAACTGTCAGCACAGAACGTGGCGGAGCTACAGCAGCACCGGGACTTAAGAGCTGGGAGCAGCAGCGAGCTTCAAACCGGCCTGCCCACTGCCGCCAGGATGAGCCATCCTGACTCCTCCACCAACGCCACAGGGTCCGCCACCTTACCTGCTTCTCAAAGTTCTACTGTAGCCCAGGACTCTTCTGACTCTACATCCTCGATCCAAATGAGCACTCAGAGACCCAGAACTTCGCACTCACTCACCACTGCCCCTCCACATCAGTCCTATCCTCCACGCTCTACGCGCTACACATCTTCTCCTGTTCTTTCAACCCCTTCTTTGCCTTCTGGTTGTCCACATCCCAGCTGTCCACTACCAGCAGCCACACCAATCTGTTCACCTGCTCCCACCTGCTCCATTCCAGGACCCCAGAGCCCAGCGCCAGCCTCAACCTTCAAAGAG AGTAATGCTCATGCATCATCCACTGCAGAGCCATGCAAGCCGCCAGGAGCAGTCATAGAAAGTTTTGTGAGCCACTCTCCAGGCGTCTTCTCAGGGACTTTTTCTG GCACTCTGGCCCCTTGCAGTCCGAGCAACGTCAGCCATCCTCCACGTGGCATCGCCATCATTCTCCAGATCCTCAACGACCTCCTCAGGGCTGCCTACCACCACCAGGGGGCTCAACCTGCCCCTCCTCATCTCCCCTGTCCTGATGCGAACCCTCCAGCCAGCCCCCCCCTCACAGCCGAGgagcaaagcaaagcaaaaaGCAAAACACTGGCGACCCAGAAGACAGAGCAACTTAGCAAAACTCCAG GTGAGGAGAGTCACCCCATCTGCTCATCCACACAGGAAATTCAAACACTGCACTGTAAGCTGGAGCGCCTGCAGTTTTTGATGCATCAGAGGCGTCTTCGCAGGCTCACTCGCAGGAACTCACAAACGTCTCACCCATATCAGCATCGTCCCTAG
- the cirbpa gene encoding cold inducible RNA binding protein a isoform X4, which produces MSDEGKLFIGGLSFETNEESLAAAFGKYGNIEKVDVIRDKESGKSRGFGFVKYDNCEDAKDALEGMNGKTLDGRSIRVDEAGKGGRSRGGFSSGPRGGRGGFGGRGRGGRGGGGYNGDRGYGDRSYSDRSFNNEGRFGGGGGGGGSQYRSSGGGYSSYRDNRGQGGYGDRSGSYRDHYDSYNR; this is translated from the exons ATGTCGGACGAGGGGAAATTGTTCATCGGAGGACTGAGCTTTGAGACCAATGAGGAGTCTCTGGCCGCGGCCTTTGGCAAATATGGAAACATCGAAAAAG TTGATGTGATCAGAGACAAAGAGTCGGGGAAATCTCGCGGTTTTGGCTTTGTGAAATACGACAACTGTGAAGATGCTAAAGATGCACTGGAAGGCATGAACGGCAAG ACCCTAGATGGCCGGTCTATTCGTGTGGATGAAGCAGGGAAGGGTGGCCGCTCCAGAGGAGGTTTCAGCTCCGGCCCAAGAGGAGGACGAGGTGGATTCGGCGGGCGTGGGAGAGGTGGACGAG GAGGTGGCGGATACAATGGAGACAGGGGTTATGGTGACAGGAGTTACAGTGACCGAAGCTTCAATAATGAGGGCCggtttggtggtggtggtggcggcGGTGGCAGCCAGTACAGGAGTAGTGGAGGCGGATACTCAAGCTACAGAGACAACAG ggGTCAGGGTGGATATGGTGACCGCTCTGGATCCTACCGCGATCACTACGACAGCTACA acaggtga
- the cirbpa gene encoding cold inducible RNA binding protein a isoform X1, whose product MSDEGKLFIGGLSFETNEESLAAAFGKYGNIEKVDVIRDKESGKSRGFGFVKYDNCEDAKDALEGMNGKTLDGRSIRVDEAGKGGRSRGGFSSGPRGGRGGFGGRGRGGRGYSRGGGGYNGDRGYGDRSYSDRSFNNEGRFGGGGGGGGSQYRSSGGGYSSYRDNRGQGGYGDRSGSYRDHYDSYTAQE is encoded by the exons ATGTCGGACGAGGGGAAATTGTTCATCGGAGGACTGAGCTTTGAGACCAATGAGGAGTCTCTGGCCGCGGCCTTTGGCAAATATGGAAACATCGAAAAAG TTGATGTGATCAGAGACAAAGAGTCGGGGAAATCTCGCGGTTTTGGCTTTGTGAAATACGACAACTGTGAAGATGCTAAAGATGCACTGGAAGGCATGAACGGCAAG ACCCTAGATGGCCGGTCTATTCGTGTGGATGAAGCAGGGAAGGGTGGCCGCTCCAGAGGAGGTTTCAGCTCCGGCCCAAGAGGAGGACGAGGTGGATTCGGCGGGCGTGGGAGAGGTGGACGAGGTTACTCCAGAG GAGGTGGCGGATACAATGGAGACAGGGGTTATGGTGACAGGAGTTACAGTGACCGAAGCTTCAATAATGAGGGCCggtttggtggtggtggtggcggcGGTGGCAGCCAGTACAGGAGTAGTGGAGGCGGATACTCAAGCTACAGAGACAACAG ggGTCAGGGTGGATATGGTGACCGCTCTGGATCCTACCGCGATCACTACGACAGCTACA CTGCACAAGAGTAA
- the cirbpa gene encoding cold inducible RNA binding protein a isoform X3: MSDEGKLFIGGLSFETNEESLAAAFGKYGNIEKVDVIRDKESGKSRGFGFVKYDNCEDAKDALEGMNGKTLDGRSIRVDEAGKGGRSRGGFSSGPRGGRGGFGGRGRGGRGGGGYNGDRGYGDRSYSDRSFNNEGRFGGGGGGGGSQYRSSGGGYSSYRDNRGQGGYGDRSGSYRDHYDSYTAQE, translated from the exons ATGTCGGACGAGGGGAAATTGTTCATCGGAGGACTGAGCTTTGAGACCAATGAGGAGTCTCTGGCCGCGGCCTTTGGCAAATATGGAAACATCGAAAAAG TTGATGTGATCAGAGACAAAGAGTCGGGGAAATCTCGCGGTTTTGGCTTTGTGAAATACGACAACTGTGAAGATGCTAAAGATGCACTGGAAGGCATGAACGGCAAG ACCCTAGATGGCCGGTCTATTCGTGTGGATGAAGCAGGGAAGGGTGGCCGCTCCAGAGGAGGTTTCAGCTCCGGCCCAAGAGGAGGACGAGGTGGATTCGGCGGGCGTGGGAGAGGTGGACGAG GAGGTGGCGGATACAATGGAGACAGGGGTTATGGTGACAGGAGTTACAGTGACCGAAGCTTCAATAATGAGGGCCggtttggtggtggtggtggcggcGGTGGCAGCCAGTACAGGAGTAGTGGAGGCGGATACTCAAGCTACAGAGACAACAG ggGTCAGGGTGGATATGGTGACCGCTCTGGATCCTACCGCGATCACTACGACAGCTACA CTGCACAAGAGTAA
- the cirbpa gene encoding cold inducible RNA binding protein a isoform X5, which yields MSDEGKLFIGGLSFETNEESLAAAFGKYGNIEKVDVIRDKESGKSRGFGFVKYDNCEDAKDALEGMNGKTLDGRSIRVDEAGKGGRSRGGFSSGPRGGRGGFGGRGRGGGGYNGDRGYGDRSYSDRSFNNEGRFGGGGGGGGSQYRSSGGGYSSYRDNRGQGGYGDRSGSYRDHYDSYTAQE from the exons ATGTCGGACGAGGGGAAATTGTTCATCGGAGGACTGAGCTTTGAGACCAATGAGGAGTCTCTGGCCGCGGCCTTTGGCAAATATGGAAACATCGAAAAAG TTGATGTGATCAGAGACAAAGAGTCGGGGAAATCTCGCGGTTTTGGCTTTGTGAAATACGACAACTGTGAAGATGCTAAAGATGCACTGGAAGGCATGAACGGCAAG ACCCTAGATGGCCGGTCTATTCGTGTGGATGAAGCAGGGAAGGGTGGCCGCTCCAGAGGAGGTTTCAGCTCCGGCCCAAGAGGAGGACGAGGTGGATTCGGCGGGCGTGGGAGAG GAGGTGGCGGATACAATGGAGACAGGGGTTATGGTGACAGGAGTTACAGTGACCGAAGCTTCAATAATGAGGGCCggtttggtggtggtggtggcggcGGTGGCAGCCAGTACAGGAGTAGTGGAGGCGGATACTCAAGCTACAGAGACAACAG ggGTCAGGGTGGATATGGTGACCGCTCTGGATCCTACCGCGATCACTACGACAGCTACA CTGCACAAGAGTAA
- the cirbpa gene encoding cold inducible RNA binding protein a isoform X2, with amino-acid sequence MSDEGKLFIGGLSFETNEESLAAAFGKYGNIEKVDVIRDKESGKSRGFGFVKYDNCEDAKDALEGMNGKTLDGRSIRVDEAGKGGRSRGGFSSGPRGGRGGFGGRGRGGRGYSRGGGGYNGDRGYGDRSYSDRSFNNEGRFGGGGGGGGSQYRSSGGGYSSYRDNRGQGGYGDRSGSYRDHYDSYNR; translated from the exons ATGTCGGACGAGGGGAAATTGTTCATCGGAGGACTGAGCTTTGAGACCAATGAGGAGTCTCTGGCCGCGGCCTTTGGCAAATATGGAAACATCGAAAAAG TTGATGTGATCAGAGACAAAGAGTCGGGGAAATCTCGCGGTTTTGGCTTTGTGAAATACGACAACTGTGAAGATGCTAAAGATGCACTGGAAGGCATGAACGGCAAG ACCCTAGATGGCCGGTCTATTCGTGTGGATGAAGCAGGGAAGGGTGGCCGCTCCAGAGGAGGTTTCAGCTCCGGCCCAAGAGGAGGACGAGGTGGATTCGGCGGGCGTGGGAGAGGTGGACGAGGTTACTCCAGAG GAGGTGGCGGATACAATGGAGACAGGGGTTATGGTGACAGGAGTTACAGTGACCGAAGCTTCAATAATGAGGGCCggtttggtggtggtggtggcggcGGTGGCAGCCAGTACAGGAGTAGTGGAGGCGGATACTCAAGCTACAGAGACAACAG ggGTCAGGGTGGATATGGTGACCGCTCTGGATCCTACCGCGATCACTACGACAGCTACA acaggtga
- the cirbpa gene encoding cold inducible RNA binding protein a isoform X6 — protein sequence MSDEGKLFIGGLSFETNEESLAAAFGKYGNIEKVDVIRDKESGKSRGFGFVKYDNCEDAKDALEGMNGKTLDGRSIRVDEAGKGGRSRGGFSSGPRGGRGGFGGRGRGGGGYNGDRGYGDRSYSDRSFNNEGRFGGGGGGGGSQYRSSGGGYSSYRDNRGQGGYGDRSGSYRDHYDSYNR from the exons ATGTCGGACGAGGGGAAATTGTTCATCGGAGGACTGAGCTTTGAGACCAATGAGGAGTCTCTGGCCGCGGCCTTTGGCAAATATGGAAACATCGAAAAAG TTGATGTGATCAGAGACAAAGAGTCGGGGAAATCTCGCGGTTTTGGCTTTGTGAAATACGACAACTGTGAAGATGCTAAAGATGCACTGGAAGGCATGAACGGCAAG ACCCTAGATGGCCGGTCTATTCGTGTGGATGAAGCAGGGAAGGGTGGCCGCTCCAGAGGAGGTTTCAGCTCCGGCCCAAGAGGAGGACGAGGTGGATTCGGCGGGCGTGGGAGAG GAGGTGGCGGATACAATGGAGACAGGGGTTATGGTGACAGGAGTTACAGTGACCGAAGCTTCAATAATGAGGGCCggtttggtggtggtggtggcggcGGTGGCAGCCAGTACAGGAGTAGTGGAGGCGGATACTCAAGCTACAGAGACAACAG ggGTCAGGGTGGATATGGTGACCGCTCTGGATCCTACCGCGATCACTACGACAGCTACA acaggtga
- the ndufa13 gene encoding NADH dehydrogenase [ubiquinone] 1 alpha subcomplex subunit 13, whose protein sequence is MAGSKVKQDMPPPGGYASFDYKRNLPKRGLSGYSMFGIGIGIMVFGYWRLFSWNRERRRLQIEEMEARIALMPLLQAEQDRRSLRMLRENLEEEAILMKDVPGWKVGEKVFHTDRWVPPLSEELFNLRPREQLLHKRFGFLWYV, encoded by the exons ATGGCGGGGTCCAAGGTGAAGCAGGACATGCCTCCTCCGGGAGGCTATGCTTCGTTTGATTATAAGAGAAATCTGCCGAAAAGAGGACTCTCTG GATACAGCATGTTTGGCATTGGCATTGGCATCATGGTGTTTGGCTACTGGAGGCTTTTTAGCtggaacagagagaggag GCGCTTGCAGATTGAGGAGATGGAAGCGAGGATAGCTCTGATGCCCCTGCTGCAGGCAGAGCAAGACCGAAG GTCTTTACGGATGCTGAGGGAAAATCTAGAAGAGGAGGCGATTCTGATGAAGGACGTTCCTGGTTGGAAG GTTGGTGAGAAGGTCTTCCACACAGACCGCTGGGTCCCCCCTCTGTCAGAGGAGCTGTTTAACCTCCGGCCCCGCGAACAGCTTCTGCACAAGCGTTTCGGTTTCTTGTGGTACGTGTAA